From one Candidatus Thioglobus sp. NP1 genomic stretch:
- the trpA gene encoding tryptophan synthase subunit alpha yields the protein MSRIFNIFKKLNADDRTAFIPFITAGDGGLDNCEALVFTLAESGADIIELGMPFSDPMADGPVIAKSHERAVADGINLNDVFALVDRFREHNQSTGIVLMGYTNPIEVYGYKDFAIRADEAGVDGILVVDMPPEEAMDLKKELDNFEIDLIFLVAPTTTDERLEQISKLASGYIYYVSLKGVTGAANLNVDSVNYHLERMRNYIHLPVGVGFGIKNAEIAKQIGQNADAVIVGSALVSIVEELSSDKDKLVTKVGNLAKEISNAIT from the coding sequence ATGTCAAGAATTTTTAATATTTTTAAAAAACTCAATGCTGATGATAGAACAGCTTTTATTCCCTTTATTACTGCTGGTGATGGTGGTCTAGATAATTGTGAAGCGCTAGTTTTCACATTAGCAGAAAGTGGAGCAGATATCATTGAACTTGGGATGCCTTTCTCTGATCCTATGGCTGATGGACCTGTAATTGCAAAATCTCATGAAAGAGCAGTAGCTGATGGCATTAATTTAAATGATGTTTTTGCTCTTGTTGATAGATTTAGAGAACATAATCAATCTACTGGCATTGTTCTAATGGGTTATACAAACCCAATTGAAGTTTATGGCTATAAGGACTTTGCAATTAGGGCAGATGAAGCTGGTGTTGATGGAATTTTAGTTGTTGATATGCCTCCAGAAGAAGCTATGGATCTTAAAAAAGAACTTGATAATTTTGAGATTGATTTAATCTTTTTAGTAGCACCAACAACAACAGATGAGCGCTTGGAACAGATTTCAAAATTAGCAAGTGGCTATATTTACTATGTTTCCCTAAAGGGCGTTACAGGTGCAGCAAATCTAAATGTTGATTCAGTTAATTACCATCTTGAAAGAATGAGAAATTATATCCATCTTCCAGTTGGTGTTGGTTTTGGTATAAAAAATGCAGAAATTGCAAAGCAAATTGGTCAAAATGCAGATGCAGTAATTGTTGGAAGTGCCCTTGTTTCAATTGTAGAAGAATTATCTAGTGATAAAGATAAGTTAGTGACGAAGGTTGGAAATTTAGCAAAAGAGATCTCAAATGCGATTACTTGA
- the folA gene encoding type 3 dihydrofolate reductase, whose amino-acid sequence MRLSIVVAMDDNRLIGKDNKLPWHLPADLAYFKKITIGKSILMGRKTYDSIGRPLPNRRNIVITRNTNIVIPGCEIVSNIEQALSITKDEPEVMVIGGASLCEQLLPDVSRLYITKIEGSFDGDVYFPNYDKSEWHEVSCETHQADSLNTYEHHFIVLERSQ is encoded by the coding sequence ATGCGCTTATCAATAGTCGTTGCAATGGATGACAATCGCTTGATTGGTAAAGATAATAAATTGCCATGGCATCTTCCAGCTGATTTAGCTTATTTTAAGAAAATTACAATTGGAAAGTCCATCCTGATGGGTCGAAAAACATATGACTCTATTGGAAGGCCATTACCTAATCGTCGAAATATTGTAATTACAAGAAATACTAACATTGTAATTCCTGGATGTGAGATAGTCTCTAATATTGAGCAAGCTCTTTCAATTACAAAGGATGAGCCTGAAGTAATGGTTATTGGAGGAGCAAGCTTGTGTGAACAATTATTACCAGATGTATCAAGACTCTATATTACAAAAATTGAGGGATCATTCGATGGCGATGTGTATTTTCCTAATTATGATAAATCTGAGTGGCATGAAGTAAGCTGCGAAACACATCAGGCAGACTCTCTTAATACTTATGAACATCACTTTATTGTTTTAGAGCGCTCTCAATGA
- the hemE gene encoding uroporphyrinogen decarboxylase, producing MAFDYINALLKKEVSRTPIWVMRQAGRYLPEYRATRKRAGDFLTLCKSSDLACEVTLQPLERFDLDAAILFSDILTIPDAMGLGLHFVEGEGPKFSKPLNTLSDIDHLYKPDVGSELAYVSDAVSVIKSNLNGKVPLIGFTGSPWTLATYMVEGGTSKAFSKVKGLLYENPKHMHKLLDVLADTIIDYLNSQIEAGADSLMIFDTWGGLLNKNSYENFSLRYMSKIVDGIHRTYEGKRIPVTLFTKGGAAWLEQIAATGCDGVGLDWTIEIGDAQRRIGSKVSLQGNLDPSVLYASPEVIISEAHKVLDQFKGKTGHVFNLGHGITPDVNPDSMKVLVDAVHSYTK from the coding sequence ATGGCATTTGACTACATTAATGCGCTTCTAAAAAAAGAAGTGTCAAGAACTCCAATTTGGGTAATGCGACAAGCTGGTCGTTACTTGCCAGAGTATCGTGCTACAAGAAAAAGAGCGGGGGATTTTTTAACGTTATGCAAGTCTAGTGATCTAGCTTGTGAGGTTACCCTTCAGCCCCTTGAGCGATTTGACTTAGATGCGGCAATTCTATTTTCAGATATATTAACTATTCCAGATGCTATGGGTCTTGGTCTTCATTTTGTTGAAGGAGAAGGACCTAAATTTTCTAAACCGCTTAACACGCTCAGTGATATTGATCATTTATATAAGCCAGATGTTGGAAGTGAGCTCGCATATGTAAGTGATGCAGTCTCAGTAATAAAGTCAAATCTTAACGGAAAAGTCCCACTTATTGGCTTTACAGGAAGTCCTTGGACTCTTGCAACTTATATGGTTGAAGGTGGAACAAGTAAAGCATTTTCAAAGGTCAAGGGTCTTCTGTATGAAAATCCAAAGCATATGCATAAACTTCTAGATGTTCTAGCTGACACGATTATCGATTACTTGAATTCACAAATTGAGGCAGGAGCAGATTCATTAATGATTTTTGATACTTGGGGTGGCCTTTTAAATAAGAATAGTTATGAAAACTTCTCGCTTAGATATATGTCAAAAATTGTTGATGGAATTCATAGGACCTATGAGGGAAAAAGAATTCCAGTAACTCTTTTTACTAAAGGTGGTGCGGCATGGCTTGAACAAATTGCAGCTACTGGCTGTGATGGTGTTGGTTTAGACTGGACAATTGAAATTGGTGATGCTCAAAGAAGAATTGGTTCAAAGGTATCTCTTCAGGGTAATCTTGATCCTTCAGTTCTATATGCTTCACCTGAGGTTATTATCTCTGAGGCTCATAAAGTACTAGATCAATTTAAAGGAAAAACCGGACATGTATTTAATCTTGGCCATGGTATTACTCCTGATGTTAATCCAGATAGTATGAAAGTATTAGTCGATGCAGTTCACTCTTATACAAAATAA
- the accD gene encoding acetyl-CoA carboxylase, carboxyltransferase subunit beta, giving the protein MSWLEKILPSIGKNAKKNIPEGLWSKCPECSRVLYQEELERLSYVCPKCSHHLRISARKRLEIFLDSDNQLEIAANIKSVDPLKFKDQKKYKDRYSDAQKRTKENDALLAKSGLLNGMPIVAAAFDFNFMGGSMGSAVGEKFVRATDAAIENKQPFVCFSASGGARMQEGLFSLMQMSKTSLAVKLLADKKIPFISVLTDPTMGGVSASLAMLGDVQIAEPNARIGFAGARVVEQTVREELPEGFQRSEFLLEKGAIDMIVHRSELRQKVFQILSALNHKN; this is encoded by the coding sequence ATGAGTTGGTTGGAGAAAATATTACCATCGATTGGTAAAAATGCTAAAAAAAATATCCCTGAAGGTCTTTGGAGTAAGTGTCCTGAATGCAGTCGGGTCCTTTATCAAGAGGAGCTTGAGCGTTTAAGTTATGTGTGTCCCAAATGTAGTCATCATTTAAGAATTTCAGCAAGAAAGCGCCTTGAGATTTTTCTTGATAGCGATAATCAGTTAGAAATTGCCGCTAATATTAAGTCTGTAGATCCACTTAAATTTAAGGATCAAAAAAAATATAAAGATCGTTATAGTGATGCTCAAAAAAGAACGAAAGAGAATGATGCATTGCTTGCTAAATCAGGTTTATTAAATGGAATGCCAATAGTTGCTGCAGCTTTTGATTTTAATTTCATGGGCGGCTCTATGGGTTCAGCAGTTGGAGAAAAATTTGTTCGTGCTACAGATGCTGCTATTGAAAATAAACAGCCCTTTGTGTGCTTTTCAGCAAGTGGGGGAGCAAGAATGCAAGAAGGCCTTTTTTCGCTGATGCAAATGTCTAAAACATCACTTGCAGTTAAACTATTAGCCGATAAGAAAATTCCATTTATTTCTGTTTTAACAGATCCTACTATGGGCGGTGTTTCAGCAAGTCTGGCAATGTTAGGTGATGTACAAATTGCAGAACCTAATGCAAGAATTGGTTTTGCAGGTGCTAGAGTTGTTGAGCAAACTGTTCGAGAAGAGTTACCAGAAGGATTTCAAAGAAGTGAGTTTTTACTCGAGAAGGGAGCAATTGATATGATTGTTCATCGATCAGAATTGCGACAAAAAGTATTCCAGATACTTTCTGCGCTTAATCATAAAAATTAA
- the mfd gene encoding transcription-repair coupling factor — protein MSIIYPNNFRPFAAGLTDNWGALFGSSEALALIEFAESNNQVVIYIAKDITHYDEIRKALSFFNSSLEILEFSSWEVLAFDHFSPHPDIVSSRLKTLARLSLLKSGIVITTLETMSQRLCPTDYIDKYSLSLIKGQTLEIETFISKLSKIGYRRVATVMEQGEFSIKGALIDLYPMGTKLPYRIDLFDNEIDSIRTFDANSQRSIEVINSIYLLPAREFASDHESISTFKSNYLSEFGNTNGFIYDEVNEGRFPGGIEFYLPLFFEQTSSLFDFFNNKPIIAYRKGLDEEMKIQSNELLERFKHCQNSLERLPLEINKVFLNQEQFFKELKDKKQVQIQTSKLEQKAALNFSSSILPPLKIEAQTKKPLNKLIDFIENFDGKVLIVCESEGRQSVLNDLLSSYNLKALDCLSWMDFIKQNNKLCITNASLNEGILCNQIAIITENNLFGQDAVNQKRRRRAKHKDFDEAIKSLVEIQLGDPIVHEHYGVGRYLGLKSKTFDDNQQDFLSLEYANGSILMVPVASLNLISRYSGASSDNAPLHKLGSQQWTKAKRKASEALYDVAAELLEIYAKRQSQKGFAYPAPSDSYSSFVSSFAFEETPDQLKTMDDVLLDMQSDKPMDRLVCGDVGFGKTEIAMRAAFLAVEAGKQVAILVPTTLLASQHRQTFNDRFSKFPIMIKSLSRFQNTKEQIQIKSELKEGKIDIIIGTHKLIQGTIEYKNLGLIIIDEEHRFGVKQKESLKKIRGQSDILTMTATPIPRSLNMALGALKELSIIASPPAKRTAIQTFVDEWNDESIKEACSRELHRGGQIFVVHNDIDTIDNMAESLSSLMPNINVRVAHGQMPTKELEQIMADFYHQRFQLLVCTTIIETGIDIPSANTIIINNAQNFGLAQLHQLRGRVGRSHHKAYAYLVIKSHQSITLDAKKRLDALASLEELGAGFMLANHDLEIRGAGDLLGENQSGKISEIGFNLYHDLLKRTIQAIKNNEKFDIKDALVEEVEINTGIACIIPETYLTDVHERLILYKRIASASDDDELKELKIEMIDRFGLLPDSTKNLFESTSLKLYSKEIGIDKINIYDDKSEITLKEKNTVDASKIINLIQTNSQIFQLKNQNTLIYKDTMDADYSRIEKISKLLGSIV, from the coding sequence ATGAGCATTATTTATCCTAACAACTTTAGGCCTTTTGCTGCTGGTCTAACCGACAACTGGGGAGCACTATTTGGCTCATCTGAAGCATTAGCACTTATAGAATTTGCTGAATCAAACAATCAAGTTGTTATTTACATTGCTAAAGATATTACTCATTATGATGAGATTAGAAAAGCGCTAAGCTTTTTTAATTCATCACTAGAGATCTTAGAATTTTCAAGTTGGGAAGTCCTTGCATTTGATCACTTTTCACCACATCCAGATATAGTTTCATCAAGACTCAAAACTCTTGCGCGCTTATCTTTACTCAAATCTGGAATAGTAATAACTACCCTTGAGACAATGTCTCAAAGATTATGTCCCACTGACTACATTGATAAATATAGTCTTAGCTTAATCAAAGGGCAAACTCTTGAAATAGAGACTTTTATTTCAAAGCTTAGTAAGATAGGTTATCGAAGAGTAGCTACTGTTATGGAGCAAGGTGAATTTAGTATTAAAGGGGCATTAATAGATCTATATCCTATGGGGACCAAATTACCCTACCGTATTGACTTATTTGATAATGAAATTGACTCAATCAGAACCTTTGATGCCAACTCACAAAGATCAATTGAAGTAATAAATTCTATTTATCTACTTCCTGCTCGTGAATTTGCATCAGATCATGAAAGTATTTCAACTTTTAAGAGTAATTATTTATCTGAATTTGGAAATACTAATGGCTTCATTTATGACGAAGTAAATGAAGGTCGTTTTCCTGGTGGAATCGAATTTTATTTACCATTATTTTTTGAGCAAACAAGCTCACTTTTTGACTTTTTTAATAATAAGCCAATTATTGCTTATCGTAAGGGCCTTGATGAGGAAATGAAAATCCAGAGTAATGAATTATTAGAACGCTTTAAACATTGTCAAAATTCTCTAGAAAGACTTCCTTTAGAAATTAATAAAGTATTCTTAAATCAGGAACAATTTTTTAAAGAACTTAAAGATAAAAAACAAGTTCAAATACAAACTTCAAAATTAGAACAAAAAGCTGCATTAAATTTTTCTTCTTCTATACTTCCTCCCTTAAAAATAGAAGCTCAAACTAAAAAACCTTTAAATAAACTAATTGATTTTATTGAAAATTTTGATGGTAAAGTCTTAATTGTTTGTGAGTCTGAAGGTCGCCAAAGTGTTCTTAATGATCTTTTATCGAGTTACAATTTGAAAGCATTAGATTGTTTAAGCTGGATGGATTTCATAAAGCAAAATAATAAGCTATGCATAACTAATGCTAGTTTAAATGAAGGGATATTATGTAATCAAATTGCAATTATTACCGAAAATAACCTCTTTGGCCAAGATGCTGTTAATCAAAAAAGAAGAAGACGAGCAAAACATAAAGATTTTGATGAGGCAATTAAAAGCCTTGTTGAAATTCAATTAGGTGATCCAATTGTTCATGAGCATTATGGTGTTGGTCGTTATTTAGGTCTTAAAAGTAAAACCTTTGATGATAATCAACAAGATTTTTTATCATTAGAATATGCTAATGGCTCAATACTTATGGTTCCAGTAGCTTCACTTAATCTAATTTCTAGATATTCAGGGGCAAGCTCTGATAATGCGCCTCTTCATAAGCTGGGAAGTCAACAGTGGACAAAAGCAAAAAGAAAAGCATCTGAAGCTCTCTATGATGTTGCAGCAGAACTTCTAGAGATTTATGCTAAGCGACAGTCTCAAAAGGGGTTTGCTTATCCAGCACCTAGTGACTCTTATAGCTCTTTTGTTTCAAGTTTTGCGTTTGAAGAGACTCCAGACCAACTTAAAACGATGGATGACGTTCTTCTAGATATGCAATCTGATAAACCAATGGATCGTTTAGTATGTGGAGATGTGGGCTTTGGAAAGACTGAAATAGCAATGCGAGCTGCATTCTTAGCTGTTGAAGCTGGTAAGCAAGTTGCAATCCTTGTGCCAACAACTTTATTAGCAAGTCAACACCGCCAAACTTTTAATGATCGCTTCTCAAAGTTCCCAATAATGATTAAATCTCTTTCAAGATTTCAAAATACCAAGGAACAAATTCAAATTAAATCAGAGCTTAAGGAAGGAAAAATTGATATTATTATTGGCACTCATAAGTTGATACAAGGAACTATTGAGTATAAAAATTTAGGATTAATAATTATTGATGAAGAACATCGTTTTGGTGTTAAACAAAAAGAATCACTAAAAAAGATTCGAGGGCAGAGTGACATACTTACCATGACTGCAACACCAATACCTAGATCATTAAATATGGCACTAGGAGCACTTAAAGAACTATCAATTATCGCCTCACCGCCGGCAAAAAGAACAGCCATTCAAACATTTGTAGATGAGTGGAATGATGAATCAATAAAAGAGGCTTGCTCTAGGGAACTTCATAGAGGTGGACAAATATTTGTTGTTCATAATGATATAGATACTATTGATAATATGGCTGAATCTTTGAGCAGTCTAATGCCAAATATTAATGTAAGAGTTGCTCATGGACAAATGCCCACTAAAGAACTTGAACAAATTATGGCTGATTTTTATCATCAACGCTTCCAGCTTCTTGTTTGCACAACTATTATTGAAACTGGTATAGATATACCTAGTGCTAATACAATTATTATTAATAATGCACAAAATTTTGGGCTTGCTCAGCTTCATCAACTTCGGGGAAGAGTTGGTCGCTCGCATCATAAAGCGTATGCGTATCTTGTAATTAAATCTCATCAATCAATAACTTTAGATGCAAAAAAACGACTTGATGCTCTAGCTTCTCTAGAAGAGCTTGGAGCAGGATTTATGCTTGCCAACCATGACTTAGAGATCCGCGGTGCTGGTGATTTATTAGGTGAAAATCAAAGTGGAAAAATATCTGAAATTGGATTTAATTTATATCATGATTTATTAAAAAGAACAATTCAAGCAATTAAGAATAATGAAAAATTTGATATTAAAGATGCATTAGTTGAAGAGGTTGAAATAAATACAGGAATTGCCTGCATTATTCCTGAAACTTATTTAACTGATGTTCATGAGCGACTGATACTTTATAAAAGGATTGCTAGTGCGAGTGATGATGATGAGTTAAAAGAATTAAAGATTGAAATGATTGATCGTTTCGGTTTACTTCCTGACTCTACCAAAAATCTATTTGAGTCTACCTCATTAAAGCTTTACTCAAAAGAAATTGGAATTGACAAAATTAACATCTATGATGATAAATCAGAAATCACTTTAAAAGAAAAAAATACAGTTGATGCCTCTAAGATTATTAATTTAATTCAAACGAATTCTCAAATATTTCAATTAAAAAATCAAAATACTCTTATATATAAGGACACAATGGATGCAGATTATTCCCGTATAGAAAAAATAAGCAAATTACTAGGAAGTATTGTTTAA
- a CDS encoding adenosine kinase gives MKKYNIYGIGAAIVDTEVIVSDSFLNQNKIDKELMTLVDEERQRYLINALTSQRIPVKRSCGGSACNSVVAASRFGSKAFFSGTVANDDEGKFFVKDLKRAGVDFHQEEPSNSITGKCLVMVSPDAERTMNTYLGASLELSYREIDEESLANSNWLYIEGYVVTDEQRTSVAFSAMDFAKQSGTKTSISLSDPFIVEVFADNIKKIIGESGVDLLFCNGDEARSFTGTHTVEAAAESLKKYAKTFAITRGPGGSLVYDGNKFIHTPGVMSNAIDTNGAGDMFAGAFLYALEQGKDFSWAAKFANASSARVVSQFGPRIKVIEYISLKQQFNIHD, from the coding sequence ATGAAAAAATATAATATTTATGGGATAGGTGCAGCTATTGTAGATACTGAGGTAATAGTATCTGATTCATTTTTAAATCAAAATAAAATTGATAAGGAGTTAATGACTCTTGTTGATGAAGAGCGTCAGCGTTATTTAATTAATGCGTTAACCTCACAGCGTATTCCAGTTAAAAGAAGCTGCGGAGGCTCAGCTTGTAATTCGGTTGTAGCTGCAAGTAGATTTGGTTCTAAAGCTTTCTTTTCTGGGACGGTTGCTAATGATGATGAAGGTAAATTCTTTGTTAAAGATTTAAAAAGAGCTGGAGTAGATTTTCATCAAGAAGAGCCATCAAATAGCATCACTGGAAAGTGTCTAGTGATGGTTAGCCCAGATGCTGAACGCACGATGAATACTTATCTAGGTGCTAGTCTCGAACTATCATATCGTGAGATTGATGAGGAGTCATTAGCAAATTCTAATTGGTTATATATTGAAGGTTATGTAGTTACAGATGAGCAAAGAACATCTGTTGCATTTAGTGCCATGGACTTTGCAAAGCAAAGTGGTACTAAAACTTCTATTAGTCTATCTGATCCATTTATTGTTGAGGTTTTTGCAGACAATATAAAAAAAATTATTGGTGAAAGTGGTGTTGATCTTTTATTCTGTAATGGTGATGAGGCAAGAAGCTTTACAGGAACTCATACTGTTGAGGCAGCTGCTGAATCTCTTAAAAAATATGCAAAGACATTTGCTATTACAAGGGGGCCTGGAGGATCATTAGTATATGATGGTAATAAGTTCATTCATACACCAGGTGTTATGTCGAATGCAATAGATACCAATGGAGCTGGGGATATGTTTGCTGGTGCTTTTTTATATGCACTAGAGCAAGGAAAAGATTTTTCATGGGCTGCAAAGTTTGCAAATGCTTCTTCAGCTCGAGTTGTAAGCCAATTTGGCCCAAGAATTAAGGTTATTGAGTATATAAGTCTTAAGCAGCAATTTAATATACACGACTGA
- the rpmE gene encoding 50S ribosomal protein L31 has product MQKDIHPAYENIKVVCSCGNTFETRSTSGKEELHLDVCSSCHPFYTGKQKIMDTAGRVEKFKSRYGAYKR; this is encoded by the coding sequence ATGCAAAAAGATATTCATCCAGCTTATGAAAACATTAAAGTAGTTTGTAGTTGCGGTAACACCTTTGAAACTCGTTCAACTTCTGGTAAAGAAGAGCTTCATCTTGATGTATGTTCAAGTTGCCATCCTTTTTACACAGGTAAACAAAAAATTATGGACACAGCGGGTCGTGTTGAGAAGTTTAAGTCTCGTTATGGTGCGTACAAGCGATAA
- a CDS encoding DUF6726 family protein, with product MKKLILLSLIIFYVSGCVFTKVVTAPMRVTGAVFSVIPVVGNGVDEFIGASADLIDAIPI from the coding sequence ATGAAAAAGTTGATTTTATTGAGTTTAATAATATTTTATGTATCTGGTTGCGTTTTTACTAAGGTAGTAACTGCTCCTATGAGAGTTACAGGAGCAGTTTTCTCAGTGATACCAGTTGTAGGTAATGGTGTGGATGAATTTATAGGAGCTAGCGCTGATCTGATAGATGCAATACCAATCTAA
- the ispH gene encoding 4-hydroxy-3-methylbut-2-enyl diphosphate reductase: MKVFLANPRGFCAGVDRAIEIVERALDKHGAPIYVRHEVVHNKFVVANLKKKGAIFIDEIDQVPEGSVVIFSAHGVSQMVRKDAVSISATIYDATCPLVTKVHKEVIRRQKQNHQVILIGHAGHPEVEGTLGQSSDPKKITLVESIDDINGLNFSADMDISYTTQTTLSVDDTKQIVSSLKSKFPQIQAPKKSDICYATQNRQDSVKAMIKSSEMLLVIGSKNSSNSNRLKEIAENANKPAYLIDGTSDIDPSWLDGINSIGVTAGASAPEVLVQEVVSFLIENGADEVVEVSGAEEFVNFPVPATLRV, translated from the coding sequence TTGAAAGTATTTTTGGCCAATCCAAGAGGTTTCTGTGCAGGCGTTGATCGTGCAATTGAGATAGTTGAAAGGGCTCTTGATAAACATGGCGCACCTATCTATGTTCGGCATGAAGTTGTGCATAATAAATTCGTTGTTGCAAACCTTAAAAAAAAGGGAGCAATTTTCATAGATGAAATTGACCAAGTTCCTGAGGGAAGTGTTGTAATTTTTAGTGCTCATGGAGTGTCACAAATGGTAAGAAAAGATGCTGTATCAATTTCTGCTACCATTTATGATGCAACTTGCCCCTTAGTAACAAAAGTTCATAAAGAAGTTATTCGTCGCCAAAAACAAAATCATCAAGTTATCCTTATCGGCCATGCTGGGCATCCAGAAGTTGAAGGAACATTAGGCCAGTCAAGTGACCCTAAAAAAATCACTCTGGTAGAATCAATTGATGACATCAATGGTTTAAATTTTTCAGCAGATATGGATATTTCCTACACAACGCAAACAACATTATCAGTTGATGATACCAAGCAAATAGTTAGTAGTTTAAAGAGTAAGTTTCCTCAAATTCAGGCTCCTAAAAAGAGTGATATTTGTTATGCAACACAAAATCGTCAAGATTCTGTTAAAGCCATGATAAAGAGTTCAGAAATGCTTCTTGTTATTGGTTCAAAGAATTCTTCTAACTCTAATCGCTTAAAAGAAATAGCAGAAAATGCAAATAAGCCAGCATATCTAATTGATGGCACAAGTGATATTGATCCAAGTTGGTTGGATGGAATTAATTCAATTGGCGTAACAGCTGGGGCATCTGCACCAGAAGTTTTGGTGCAAGAAGTAGTAAGTTTTCTTATAGAAAATGGCGCAGATGAAGTGGTTGAAGTTAGTGGTGCTGAAGAGTTTGTTAATTTTCCAGTTCCAGCGACTTTGAGAGTTTAA
- a CDS encoding nucleoside triphosphate pyrophosphatase: protein MLLILASSSPFRRDILMKLGMPFVTTSPDIDESRNTSESPYNLVTRLSEEKALKASETHSGLIIASDQVATLDSGNNETDKIFNKPLTQENAFLQLKQCSGRTVRFLTGIVLMNTETLKIQSHVELFRVTLKPLNDDQILSYLESENVLNCAGSFKSEGLGVALFNKMEGNDPNSLIGLPIIQLIQMLAKENVHIL from the coding sequence GTGTTACTAATTCTAGCCTCATCATCGCCTTTTAGAAGAGACATTTTAATGAAGCTTGGTATGCCATTTGTTACCACATCTCCAGATATAGATGAAAGCCGAAATACATCAGAGTCCCCTTATAATCTGGTCACTCGCTTATCCGAGGAAAAAGCTCTAAAAGCTTCAGAAACTCATTCTGGTCTAATCATTGCATCTGATCAGGTTGCTACTTTAGATTCTGGAAATAATGAAACTGATAAGATATTTAACAAACCACTTACTCAAGAAAATGCCTTTTTGCAACTGAAACAATGCTCGGGTAGAACTGTTAGGTTTCTGACAGGTATTGTATTAATGAATACTGAAACCTTAAAAATACAATCACATGTTGAACTTTTTAGGGTTACACTTAAGCCTCTAAATGATGATCAAATTTTGTCCTATTTAGAGAGTGAAAATGTTCTTAACTGTGCGGGAAGTTTTAAGTCAGAAGGCCTAGGAGTTGCATTATTTAATAAAATGGAAGGCAATGATCCTAATAGTCTTATTGGTCTCCCAATAATCCAACTAATCCAAATGCTTGCTAAGGAAAATGTTCATATCTTATGA
- a CDS encoding TIGR02466 family protein: MKKNKEYLYKFVSPIQISDLELNIDSLIEFCYEMKQKNQAGVKLTNMGGWHSDNILNETHTEFVKLKNKIEENANAFHNQMQLKKTLKQKLSNIWININPKGGSNDFHDHPGACFSGAFYLKGEAPIVFQHPYKDITTYFWKESIIEKWNSANSGQWKYKPEPNVLLLFPGWLEHKVLMNSEETDRISISFNTTI; encoded by the coding sequence ATGAAGAAAAATAAAGAATATTTATATAAATTTGTATCACCAATACAAATAAGTGACTTGGAATTAAATATTGATTCTTTAATTGAGTTCTGTTATGAAATGAAACAAAAAAACCAAGCAGGAGTTAAATTAACTAATATGGGAGGGTGGCATAGTGACAATATTCTTAATGAGACTCACACAGAATTTGTTAAGCTTAAAAATAAAATAGAAGAAAATGCAAATGCATTTCACAATCAAATGCAATTAAAAAAAACACTAAAACAAAAATTATCAAATATTTGGATTAATATAAATCCTAAGGGGGGTTCAAATGATTTCCATGATCATCCAGGTGCTTGCTTTTCGGGAGCATTCTATTTGAAGGGAGAAGCTCCAATTGTTTTTCAACATCCTTATAAGGACATTACAACATATTTCTGGAAAGAATCTATTATAGAAAAATGGAATTCAGCAAATTCAGGTCAATGGAAATATAAACCAGAACCAAATGTGCTTCTTTTATTTCCAGGGTGGTTGGAACATAAGGTTCTTATGAATAGTGAGGAAACTGATAGAATTTCTATTTCTTTTAATACGACTATTTAA